A genome region from Thermoanaerobacterium xylanolyticum LX-11 includes the following:
- the spoIIID gene encoding sporulation transcriptional regulator SpoIIID produces the protein MKDYIEERTLEIGKYIIKNKSTVREAAKVFGVSKSTVHKDVTERLENINPKLYQEVKEVLEKNKAERHIRGGNATKIKYKSGK, from the coding sequence TTGAAAGATTATATCGAAGAGAGGACATTGGAGATAGGGAAATATATAATAAAGAACAAATCGACTGTAAGAGAAGCTGCAAAAGTTTTTGGTGTTAGCAAAAGCACAGTTCATAAAGATGTAACAGAAAGACTTGAGAATATAAACCCTAAGCTCTACCAAGAAGTCAAAGAAGTATTGGAGAAAAATAAGGCTGAAAGACATATAAGAGGTGGCAATGCCACTAAAATAAAGTACAAGTCAGGAAAATAA
- a CDS encoding ATP-binding cassette domain-containing protein, with the protein MGIVLQDTFIFAGTIYDNIKYGKPDATYEEVIAAAKAVHADEFITQLKDGYYTQVNERGSRLSVGQRQLISFARTLLKNPAIIILDEATSSIDTHTEILVQMALEELLKGRTSFVIAHRLSTIRNADRIFVVEDGNIVEEGTHEELMAKHGKYYDLQVSQIKFAV; encoded by the coding sequence ATGGGTATAGTTTTACAAGACACATTTATTTTTGCTGGCACAATATACGACAATATTAAATATGGAAAGCCTGACGCCACATATGAAGAAGTTATAGCAGCAGCTAAAGCAGTACATGCTGATGAATTTATAACTCAATTGAAAGATGGTTATTATACACAAGTTAATGAAAGAGGTTCAAGGTTGTCTGTAGGTCAAAGGCAGCTTATATCTTTCGCTCGCACATTGCTTAAAAATCCTGCAATAATAATACTGGATGAAGCTACGTCTAGTATAGATACACATACAGAGATACTAGTTCAAATGGCATTGGAAGAGTTACTTAAAGGAAGAACTTCATTTGTAATAGCTCACAGACTTTCAACAATAAGAAATGCCGATAGAATCTTTGTAGTAGAAGATGGGAATATTGTTGAAGAAGGAACACATGAAGAACTAATGGCAAAGCATGGTAAATATTATGATCTTCAAGTTTCACAAATTAAATTTGCGGTATAG
- the flgF gene encoding flagellar basal-body rod protein FlgF — translation MLRGLYTASSGMIAQQKIVDVLSNNIANVNTAGYKKDTVTTMAFPDYMVTRNGGDNVPYNGNIGTMDYGVLVETFNTNFSEGDIEKTDGKLDFAIDGSGFFTVSTPSGVRYTRDGSFTLNNNGYLVTKDGYYVLGQNGPIQLNNGDISVDESGNISVNGQVVDKLNIVDFANYNTLRKEGNNLFFTTGGQAIPATSKVKQGYLEGSNVNPVDEMVTMISAMRTYEANQKSVSAFDETLDKSVNEVGKV, via the coding sequence ATGCTAAGAGGTTTGTACACAGCATCATCAGGAATGATAGCACAGCAGAAGATAGTAGATGTGCTTTCAAATAACATCGCCAATGTAAATACCGCAGGCTACAAAAAGGACACTGTGACGACGATGGCTTTTCCTGATTATATGGTTACAAGAAACGGTGGCGACAATGTGCCCTACAATGGCAACATTGGTACTATGGATTACGGTGTTTTAGTTGAGACGTTTAACACCAATTTCTCTGAAGGTGACATTGAAAAGACCGATGGGAAGCTGGATTTTGCCATAGACGGTTCAGGATTTTTTACTGTAAGCACGCCAAGTGGCGTAAGGTACACGAGAGATGGTTCGTTTACTTTAAACAACAATGGGTATCTTGTGACAAAAGATGGATACTACGTTTTAGGGCAGAATGGCCCTATACAGCTTAATAACGGAGATATATCCGTTGATGAGTCTGGAAACATAAGCGTAAATGGGCAAGTTGTTGATAAGTTAAACATAGTGGATTTTGCAAATTACAATACACTCAGAAAAGAAGGCAACAACCTGTTTTTCACAACTGGTGGACAAGCTATACCTGCGACTTCAAAAGTAAAGCAGGGTTATTTAGAGGGTTCAAACGTAAATCCAGTAGATGAGATGGTGACTATGATAAGCGCAATGAGGACTTATGAGGCAAATCAAAAGTCAGTGTCTGCATTCGATGAAACACTTGATAAAAGTGTAAACGAAGTTGGAAAAGTATAA
- the spoIID gene encoding stage II sporulation protein D — protein MKHIAYGVILIVFATILLPTVIVIGLAPARSVVSHGSTVRLINSGGLKDIKTNVEEAPADYNTINVFVVDEDKNVKMNLEDYLVGVVAAEMPADFELEALKAQAVAARTYALSKELSLGGKGCNLHPGSDICTDSKHCQAWISDDVMKSRWGDKYNLYHDKIVKAVNDTKGLVIVYNDALIDPVYHAISGGETEDAINVWKENFPYLKSVPSPGEEVAQKFKTTVTVSSEEFVNRIKSKTPKANISTKNVLGYIKNVKRTEAGHVLSLNIGGVDFTGTDIQDLFQLNSTNFSFSMKGSNVVINVIGYGHGVGMSQYGANAMAEDGKNFEDILKHYYTGVEIMKIDNLLKLKNGKA, from the coding sequence ATGAAGCATATTGCGTACGGGGTTATTTTAATTGTCTTTGCGACTATTTTACTGCCAACTGTAATCGTCATAGGATTGGCGCCTGCAAGAAGTGTTGTATCCCATGGAAGCACTGTCAGGCTTATAAATAGTGGAGGACTTAAAGACATAAAGACCAATGTAGAAGAAGCACCTGCTGATTACAATACGATTAATGTGTTTGTGGTGGATGAAGACAAAAATGTAAAGATGAATCTGGAAGATTACCTTGTAGGTGTTGTGGCAGCAGAGATGCCAGCGGATTTTGAATTAGAAGCTTTAAAGGCTCAAGCAGTTGCTGCAAGGACGTATGCACTTTCGAAGGAATTATCTTTAGGTGGTAAAGGTTGCAATCTTCATCCAGGTAGCGATATATGCACAGATTCAAAGCACTGTCAGGCATGGATATCAGACGATGTAATGAAATCTCGATGGGGTGATAAGTACAATTTGTACCATGACAAGATAGTGAAAGCGGTAAATGACACGAAAGGTCTTGTGATAGTTTACAATGATGCACTTATAGATCCTGTATATCATGCCATAAGCGGTGGTGAGACGGAAGACGCCATTAACGTGTGGAAGGAGAACTTTCCTTATTTAAAAAGCGTGCCATCTCCAGGGGAAGAAGTGGCCCAGAAATTTAAGACGACTGTGACAGTATCATCAGAAGAATTTGTAAACCGCATAAAAAGCAAAACGCCTAAAGCTAATATAAGCACAAAAAATGTATTAGGATACATAAAAAACGTAAAAAGGACTGAAGCAGGACACGTTTTATCGCTGAACATAGGTGGCGTAGACTTTACAGGAACAGATATACAAGATCTATTCCAGCTAAATTCCACCAACTTTAGCTTTAGCATGAAAGGAAGCAACGTGGTGATAAATGTGATTGGATATGGACATGGTGTAGGAATGAGTCAATATGGTGCAAATGCAATGGCTGAGGATGGCAAAAACTTTGAAGATATATTGAAGCACTACTATACAGGTGTAGAAATAATGAAGATAGATAACCTTTTAAAATTAAAAAATGGAAAAGCTTAA
- a CDS encoding M23 family metallopeptidase: protein MKINRDDLARFFDRKGFYLILFLCIVVVAVTAVYVTDNNLKKMAELSTTQNTVKTDSSTKNTVSEYPTTKNNSTTKEENKVKVENTNSTNVSSSSKTNVSNTASKTVENKPQSNNAVNTMSNITTASADTKSQSNATLSLIKPVNGDVIMEFAVTKLTYSKTLDEWTTHKGVDLKADLGTDVVAAMNGIVTKVYNDSRLGNTVEIKNGSYITRYSNLEDDVSVKVGQAVQQGSVIGKVGNTAKFEIAEDPHVHFELLKDGNYIDPMQYFSK, encoded by the coding sequence GTGAAGATAAATAGAGACGATTTAGCAAGGTTTTTTGACAGAAAAGGATTCTACTTAATTTTGTTTTTGTGCATAGTTGTCGTAGCTGTTACTGCTGTCTATGTTACAGACAATAACTTAAAGAAGATGGCAGAGCTTAGTACAACGCAAAATACTGTGAAGACAGACTCCAGCACAAAGAATACTGTTTCGGAGTACCCTACTACTAAGAATAATAGCACGACAAAAGAAGAAAACAAGGTGAAAGTTGAAAACACAAATTCCACCAATGTATCATCGTCCTCGAAAACTAATGTATCAAATACAGCATCTAAGACAGTGGAGAACAAGCCGCAATCAAATAACGCTGTAAATACCATGTCAAACATCACTACAGCAAGTGCGGATACGAAGAGTCAAAGCAATGCTACGTTATCGCTGATAAAACCAGTCAATGGAGATGTGATAATGGAATTTGCTGTGACGAAGCTTACATATTCAAAGACTCTCGATGAATGGACAACCCACAAAGGAGTTGATTTAAAAGCGGATTTAGGCACTGATGTGGTGGCAGCAATGAACGGTATTGTGACAAAAGTGTACAACGATAGTAGGCTTGGAAACACTGTAGAGATAAAAAATGGTTCGTATATAACTCGCTATAGCAATCTTGAGGATGACGTCAGTGTGAAAGTGGGACAGGCAGTACAACAAGGAAGTGTCATAGGAAAAGTTGGAAATACTGCTAAGTTTGAAATTGCGGAAGATCCACATGTCCACTTCGAGTTACTAAAAGATGGAAATTATATAGACCCCATGCAATACTTCAGCAAATAA
- a CDS encoding DDE transposase family protein, with product MNKSYLKQMLIYFSKIYHLGEKINTLKDKRAKSSVKISTVTFVVLFGFMLQIRSFNRLEHWLKKGKFKKVLPKKTKIPRIDTIRRVLSNFDLDGLNELNNSIIKTSTKNKVFRKGTIDGLKVVAIDGVELFESTNKCCDNCLTRVQKDGITHYFHRSVICASVGSDPHLIIGQEMLEPKRDASDKDEGEITAGKRLIRKLHKEFHHFADIIVADALYCKSTWIKEVLSIGMDAVVRVKDERLNIVKDALGLFKCREADKEWTVKKKSNQRFRI from the coding sequence ATGAACAAAAGTTATTTAAAACAAATGCTTATTTACTTCTCTAAGATATACCATCTTGGAGAAAAAATCAATACCCTAAAAGATAAAAGAGCAAAATCTTCAGTAAAAATTTCAACAGTTACCTTTGTAGTATTATTTGGATTTATGCTTCAAATAAGGAGTTTTAATAGGTTGGAACATTGGCTTAAAAAAGGTAAATTTAAAAAAGTATTACCTAAAAAGACTAAAATTCCTCGTATTGACACTATTAGGCGTGTTTTAAGTAATTTTGATTTAGATGGCTTAAATGAACTTAATAATAGTATAATCAAGACAAGTACAAAAAATAAGGTTTTTAGAAAAGGAACTATAGATGGACTAAAAGTTGTTGCAATAGATGGTGTAGAGTTATTTGAAAGCACTAATAAGTGCTGTGATAATTGTCTTACACGAGTCCAAAAGGACGGGATTACTCATTACTTTCATAGGTCAGTAATATGTGCATCTGTAGGTTCTGATCCACATCTTATCATAGGTCAGGAAATGCTTGAACCAAAAAGAGATGCTTCAGATAAAGACGAAGGAGAAATCACAGCAGGCAAGCGTCTAATTAGAAAATTGCATAAAGAATTTCATCATTTTGCAGACATTATAGTAGCTGATGCATTATATTGCAAATCTACTTGGATTAAAGAAGTATTATCAATAGGGATGGATGCAGTAGTAAGGGTTAAAGATGAAAGACTTAATATAGTTAAGGATGCACTTGGTTTATTCAAGTGTCGAGAAGCAGATAAAGAATGGACTGTTAAGAAAAAAAGTAACCAGAGATTTCGCATTTAA
- a CDS encoding putative holin-like toxin: MNTYETLSLMIMFGMLIIAILGFKREK; encoded by the coding sequence ATGAATACATACGAGACATTGTCTTTGATGATAATGTTCGGAATGTTAATTATAGCGATTCTCGGCTTTAAAAGAGAAAAATAA
- a CDS encoding S-layer homology domain-containing protein, which translates to MKKIMIILILLFMVIPVYAFANDAGYEGGIANEYEYKEVVFITGSPVVFDGKLTVSQSTRSGTTTSTYRYQLSSSDGGKLTRTLTFTTVDTPKDQYNQVQSNTTLSRFSETITEGGKVYRLSSYDFNGSDIKSINPGVDYFAGNFAGRKVYTLNNNGGTIVVDITDKTVGYSHAYGSVKTQQINYTIEGKTVSNNTNISWSGTANVNVSFTVSSDLQYVTNDPNYISFRGGYLLSQAGQDVMTYTYDLPEFDGSGNVIGRNTGSSSASLDEVPQEKRLVVPDVRDINGTWGYDDILKLMSMEIFPNDSKYFGPKLPITRTDFTVAVAKAINLAPYTVPKMTGYSKSKTAEVSPFVDVSTSDSNYGYIKAASQAGLISGTAPNQFSPDKPLTRAEAAVIFIRALGLSNLAPSGNFNTGFKDDFSIPAWAKRDIYVANEIGLLEGDSYGNIDANDTLTREEAAAMISRMIDFMMKDLTVDYVQKVINY; encoded by the coding sequence ATGAAGAAGATTATGATTATATTGATACTATTGTTTATGGTTATTCCAGTTTACGCCTTTGCCAACGACGCAGGGTATGAAGGTGGTATTGCCAATGAATATGAATACAAAGAAGTAGTGTTTATAACAGGCAGTCCTGTCGTATTTGATGGAAAACTTACCGTATCACAGTCTACAAGATCTGGAACTACCACGTCAACGTACAGGTATCAATTGTCATCAAGTGATGGTGGTAAGCTTACAAGGACATTGACATTTACTACTGTGGACACGCCAAAGGATCAGTACAATCAAGTTCAGTCAAATACCACTTTAAGCCGGTTTTCAGAGACCATAACAGAAGGCGGCAAAGTGTACAGGCTGTCATCTTATGATTTCAATGGCTCTGACATTAAATCGATAAACCCAGGTGTAGATTATTTTGCAGGCAATTTTGCAGGCAGAAAGGTGTACACCCTAAACAATAACGGCGGAACCATTGTTGTAGACATAACTGACAAAACGGTAGGGTATAGCCACGCTTACGGTAGTGTAAAGACACAGCAGATTAACTACACGATAGAAGGGAAAACCGTATCTAACAATACGAATATATCGTGGAGCGGCACTGCCAATGTGAATGTATCATTTACTGTAAGCTCTGACCTTCAGTACGTGACAAATGATCCTAACTACATAAGCTTTAGGGGCGGTTATCTTTTAAGTCAAGCTGGACAAGACGTCATGACGTACACATACGATTTGCCAGAGTTCGATGGAAGTGGTAATGTGATAGGAAGAAATACAGGATCAAGTAGCGCAAGTTTAGACGAAGTGCCGCAAGAAAAAAGGCTTGTGGTGCCGGATGTACGGGATATAAACGGCACATGGGGATATGACGATATATTGAAGCTTATGAGCATGGAGATTTTCCCGAATGATTCAAAATATTTTGGCCCCAAACTTCCTATAACGAGGACTGATTTTACAGTTGCAGTTGCAAAAGCCATAAATTTGGCACCTTATACTGTCCCGAAGATGACGGGCTACTCAAAGTCTAAAACTGCAGAAGTATCCCCGTTTGTAGATGTATCTACTTCTGACAGCAATTACGGCTACATAAAAGCAGCAAGTCAAGCTGGGCTTATATCAGGAACTGCGCCAAATCAGTTTAGCCCTGATAAGCCACTTACCAGGGCAGAAGCGGCAGTCATCTTCATAAGAGCACTAGGTCTTTCTAACCTTGCTCCATCGGGCAATTTCAATACAGGCTTTAAAGATGATTTTAGCATACCAGCGTGGGCTAAAAGAGATATTTACGTTGCAAATGAGATTGGATTATTAGAAGGTGATAGCTACGGCAACATAGATGCCAATGACACATTGACAAGGGAGGAAGCGGCAGCCATGATATCCCGCATGATAGACTTCATGATGAAGGATCTGACGGTTGATTATGTACAGAAGGTTATAAATTATTGA
- a CDS encoding transposase, with the protein MPNSDIEVRFIKFIEEIHSSSKVETKESWIITTSKVTSVETLWKIIHKRWEIENNAFHQLKTEWHLNHCFLHSPEGVETVLMFIIIAFNLMQLYFFRCIRTFREKHMLQIDIIEDIKDEIFIIETGWSNPLFVKT; encoded by the coding sequence ATGCCTAATTCCGACATAGAAGTAAGGTTTATAAAATTTATAGAGGAGATACATAGCTCAAGCAAAGTAGAAACAAAAGAATCATGGATAATAACTACCTCTAAAGTTACTTCAGTAGAAACTCTATGGAAAATAATACATAAAAGATGGGAAATTGAAAACAATGCTTTTCATCAATTAAAAACAGAATGGCACTTAAATCACTGTTTTCTGCACAGTCCTGAGGGTGTAGAAACTGTGTTAATGTTTATAATAATAGCATTTAATTTGATGCAATTATATTTCTTCAGGTGTATAAGAACTTTTAGGGAAAAGCATATGCTTCAAATAGATATTATTGAAGATATAAAAGATGAGATATTTATCATAGAAACTGGATGGAGTAATCCACTGTTTGTGAAGACATAA
- the flgG gene encoding flagellar basal-body rod protein FlgG, which produces MIRALWSAASGMNAQQLNVDVISNNLANVNTTAFKRDRAEFQDLIYQTLQTEDVNGGQGKPVNMQVGVGVRPSAIVKDFSEGSLQETDNPLDVALDGEGFFAVLGPDGNTYYTRDGSFKLSVDQNTATLTTADGYPVLDDGGNPITFDSTQKDISISPLGVISVKNSDGTQQDVATLGIYNFQNPDGLLDKGDNLYEATAASGDPGTRDDFQGRMGNVRQGFLETSNVQVVNEMVNMIAAQRAYELNSKAIQAADDMLSIANNLRR; this is translated from the coding sequence GTGATAAGAGCATTGTGGTCTGCTGCATCAGGCATGAATGCCCAGCAGCTTAATGTTGATGTGATTTCAAATAATCTTGCAAATGTAAATACGACTGCATTTAAGAGGGATAGGGCGGAATTTCAGGATCTTATATATCAGACGCTTCAGACTGAAGACGTAAATGGAGGACAGGGGAAACCTGTAAACATGCAGGTGGGAGTTGGTGTAAGGCCATCTGCCATTGTCAAAGACTTTAGCGAAGGAAGCCTGCAAGAGACAGATAATCCTTTAGATGTGGCGTTAGACGGAGAAGGATTTTTCGCAGTGTTAGGCCCTGATGGAAATACGTACTACACGAGAGATGGAAGCTTTAAGTTAAGCGTAGATCAAAACACTGCTACACTTACTACTGCTGATGGCTATCCTGTTTTAGACGACGGAGGAAATCCTATAACATTTGATAGTACCCAAAAGGATATATCCATATCACCTCTGGGAGTCATATCTGTGAAAAACTCTGATGGGACACAGCAGGATGTAGCGACTTTAGGTATCTACAATTTTCAAAATCCAGATGGACTTTTGGACAAAGGCGATAACCTTTATGAGGCAACAGCAGCATCTGGAGATCCTGGCACAAGAGATGATTTTCAGGGTAGAATGGGGAACGTCCGTCAAGGCTTTTTAGAAACTTCAAATGTGCAAGTGGTAAATGAGATGGTAAACATGATAGCAGCTCAAAGGGCTTATGAACTAAATTCAAAGGCTATTCAAGCAGCAGATGATATGCTTAGCATTGCCAACAATTTAAGGAGATAA
- the fabZ gene encoding 3-hydroxyacyl-ACP dehydratase FabZ — protein sequence MDNKEIREVIPHRYPFLMIDKVLEIEDGKKAVGIKNVSANEPFFQGHFPGNPIMPGVLIVEAMAQLGGITVMHGKDNNNMIGLFTGINKCKFKRVVGPGDQLKIEVEIISSKLNLIKAKGVATVDGDLAAEAEISFMLVEKN from the coding sequence ATAGATAATAAAGAAATCAGGGAGGTCATACCCCACAGGTATCCGTTTTTGATGATTGATAAAGTGTTGGAGATTGAAGATGGTAAGAAAGCCGTAGGCATAAAAAACGTCTCTGCAAATGAACCTTTTTTTCAAGGGCATTTTCCGGGGAATCCCATTATGCCGGGTGTACTTATTGTAGAGGCTATGGCGCAGCTTGGTGGAATAACCGTTATGCACGGGAAAGACAATAATAACATGATAGGGCTTTTTACAGGCATCAATAAGTGCAAATTCAAAAGAGTAGTAGGGCCTGGAGATCAGTTAAAGATTGAAGTTGAGATAATCTCGTCAAAATTGAATCTCATAAAGGCGAAAGGCGTTGCGACGGTAGATGGTGACTTGGCAGCCGAAGCTGAGATATCGTTTATGCTGGTGGAGAAAAATTAA
- a CDS encoding rod-binding protein, whose amino-acid sequence MNIDPVSSINEVNQVNQLNVNTNTGDFQKAIQDALNNKDKQKLKEACIDLEAVFVNQMLTEMRNTIPKDPLTGDDFATDVFTTMMYDNYSQEIAKNSGLGLADEMYNQLSKKI is encoded by the coding sequence ATGAACATAGATCCTGTAAGCAGTATAAATGAAGTAAATCAGGTGAATCAGCTTAATGTCAACACTAATACCGGCGATTTTCAAAAGGCGATACAAGATGCTTTAAACAATAAGGACAAGCAAAAGTTGAAAGAAGCGTGTATCGACTTGGAAGCCGTATTTGTAAATCAAATGCTTACTGAGATGAGAAATACTATACCAAAGGATCCGCTAACTGGTGATGACTTTGCTACAGATGTATTTACTACAATGATGTATGACAATTATTCACAGGAAATAGCGAAAAACTCAGGGCTTGGATTGGCAGATGAAATGTACAACCAATTGTCAAAGAAGATATGA
- a CDS encoding transposase has translation MNKSYLKQMLIYFSKIYHLGEKINTLKDKRAKSSVKISTVTFVVLFGFMLQIRSFNRLEHWLKKGKFKKVLPKKTKIPRIDTIRRVLSNFDLDGLNELNNSIIKTSTKNKVFRKGTIDGLKVVAIDGVELFESTNKCCDNCLTRVQKDGITHYFHRSVICASVGSDPHLIIGQEMLEPKRDASDKDEGEITAGKRLIRKLHKEFHHFADIIVADALYCKSTWIKEVLSIGMDAVVRVKDERLNIVKDALGLFKCREADKEWTVKKKSNNYIKIKAWDEDNFQMPNSDIEVRFIKFIEEIHSSSKVETKESWIITTSKVTSVETLWKIIHKRWEIENNAFHQLKTEWHLNHCFMHSPEGVETVLMFIIIAFNLMQLYFFRCIRNFREKHMLQIDIIEDIKDEIFIIETGWSNPLFVKT, from the coding sequence ATGAACAAAAGTTATTTAAAACAAATGCTTATTTACTTCTCTAAGATATACCATCTTGGAGAAAAAATCAATACCCTAAAAGATAAAAGAGCAAAATCTTCAGTAAAAATTTCAACAGTTACCTTTGTAGTATTATTTGGATTTATGCTTCAAATAAGGAGTTTTAATAGGTTGGAACATTGGCTTAAAAAAGGTAAATTTAAAAAAGTATTACCTAAAAAGACTAAAATTCCTCGTATTGACACTATTAGGCGTGTTTTAAGCAATTTTGATTTAGATGGCTTAAATGAACTTAATAATAGTATAATCAAGACAAGTACAAAAAATAAGGTTTTTAGAAAAGGAACTATAGATGGACTAAAAGTTGTTGCAATAGATGGTGTAGAGTTATTTGAAAGCACTAATAAGTGCTGTGATAATTGTCTTACACGAGTCCAAAAGGACGGGATTACTCATTACTTTCATAGGTCAGTAATATGTGCATCTGTAGGTTCTGATCCACATCTTATCATAGGTCAGGAAATGCTTGAACCAAAAAGAGATGCTTCAGATAAAGACGAAGGAGAAATCACAGCAGGCAAGCGTCTAATTAGAAAATTGCATAAAGAATTTCATCATTTTGCAGACATTATAGTAGCTGATGCATTATATTGCAAATCTACTTGGATTAAAGAAGTATTATCAATAGGGATGGATGCAGTAGTAAGGGTTAAAGATGAAAGACTTAATATAGTTAAGGATGCACTTGGTTTATTCAAGTGTCGAGAAGCAGATAAAGAATGGACTGTTAAGAAAAAAAGTAACAATTATATTAAAATAAAGGCCTGGGACGAAGACAATTTTCAAATGCCTAATTCCGACATAGAAGTAAGGTTTATAAAATTTATAGAGGAGATACATAGCTCAAGCAAAGTAGAAACAAAAGAATCATGGATAATAACTACCTCTAAAGTTACTTCAGTAGAAACTTTATGGAAAATAATACATAAAAGATGGGAAATTGAAAACAATGCTTTTCATCAATTAAAAACAGAATGGCACTTAAATCACTGTTTTATGCACAGTCCTGAGGGTGTAGAAACTGTGTTAATGTTTATAATAATAGCATTTAATTTGATGCAATTATATTTCTTCAGGTGTATAAGAAATTTTAGGGAAAAGCATATGCTTCAAATAGATATTATTGAAGATATAAAAGATGAGATATTTATCATAGAAACTGGATGGAGTAATCCACTGTTTGTGAAGACATAA
- a CDS encoding rod shape-determining protein, giving the protein MFALSKDIGIDLGTASVLVYMKDEGIVLNEPSVVAIDRNTGKVLAIGDEAKRMVGRTPGDIIAVRPMSAGVISDYDITEKMLRYFIQKACGGGIIMRPRIMICIPSEVTQVQKRAVIDAAVHAGARRAFLIEEPIAAAIGAGLDIEKPCGNMVVDIGGGTTDVAVISLGNAVVSKSIKVAGNNFDSAIIKYIRKKYNIIIGDRTAEEIKINIGSALKKDKEEYMTVKGRSLISGLPKSFDISSDEVAEALEEPLADIVDLVHSVLEKTPPELAADICDRGIVLTGGGSLLHGLDKLLEEKMDVPVVLANDPISCVALGTGKALESLPFMEDHETVIDAFKIK; this is encoded by the coding sequence ATGTTTGCTTTATCAAAAGATATTGGAATTGACCTCGGCACGGCATCTGTACTTGTCTATATGAAGGATGAGGGGATCGTCTTAAACGAGCCATCTGTTGTGGCCATCGATAGAAATACAGGCAAAGTACTTGCAATAGGCGATGAGGCAAAAAGAATGGTAGGCAGGACGCCGGGGGATATTATAGCTGTCAGGCCAATGAGTGCTGGAGTGATTTCAGATTATGATATAACCGAAAAAATGCTAAGATATTTTATTCAAAAGGCCTGCGGCGGGGGAATTATAATGAGGCCCAGAATAATGATCTGCATACCCAGTGAGGTGACACAGGTTCAAAAGAGGGCTGTCATAGATGCTGCAGTACATGCAGGTGCCAGAAGAGCTTTTTTGATTGAGGAACCTATAGCTGCAGCTATAGGGGCAGGTCTTGACATAGAGAAGCCGTGTGGCAATATGGTAGTAGATATTGGGGGAGGCACCACTGATGTTGCTGTCATTTCTTTAGGTAACGCAGTGGTGTCTAAAAGCATTAAAGTTGCAGGAAATAATTTTGACAGCGCTATAATAAAGTACATAAGGAAAAAGTACAATATCATCATAGGTGATAGGACTGCTGAGGAAATAAAGATAAACATAGGTTCTGCTCTTAAAAAAGACAAGGAAGAGTATATGACTGTAAAGGGAAGAAGCCTTATATCGGGGCTTCCGAAAAGTTTCGATATAAGCTCAGATGAGGTTGCGGAAGCACTGGAAGAGCCGTTAGCTGATATCGTCGATCTGGTCCACAGCGTATTAGAAAAAACTCCGCCAGAATTAGCAGCAGACATATGCGATAGAGGTATAGTGCTTACTGGTGGGGGTTCGCTGCTGCATGGACTTGACAAATTGCTGGAGGAAAAGATGGATGTGCCAGTCGTACTGGCGAATGATCCAATATCATGTGTGGCTTTAGGTACGGGAAAGGCATTAGAGTCTTTGCCATTTATGGAAGACCACGAAACTGTCATTGATGCGTTTAAAATCAAGTGA